One part of the Pannonibacter sp. XCT-53 genome encodes these proteins:
- a CDS encoding CDP-alcohol phosphatidyltransferase family protein produces the protein MTDITPEKHSPEPALFLIHVLTASGAPIALVALLAGARGNWQEMFAWLGLALVVDGIDGPLARRYNIAERLPRWSGASLDFVIDYATYVFLPAFALSASPMLDQPWNWICGGLVVFTGALYFADNGMKTHDKAFKGFPACWNMVVFGLMLLSPSQGFTIAVVLACCVFTFLPVRFVHPVRVKRWRPLTLAMTVAWLVSAGIGLVNDMTLSEPLTVIFALSSLYLLTVSALHQALERYF, from the coding sequence GTGACCGATATCACTCCCGAGAAGCATTCCCCCGAACCGGCGCTTTTCCTGATCCATGTGCTGACCGCGTCGGGCGCACCGATCGCACTGGTGGCGCTGCTGGCCGGGGCCCGCGGCAACTGGCAGGAAATGTTCGCCTGGCTCGGTCTGGCCCTGGTGGTCGATGGCATCGACGGTCCGCTGGCGCGCCGCTACAACATCGCCGAACGCCTGCCGCGATGGTCGGGGGCCTCGCTCGATTTCGTCATCGACTACGCGACCTATGTCTTCCTGCCGGCCTTCGCGCTCTCGGCCAGCCCGATGCTGGACCAGCCGTGGAACTGGATCTGCGGTGGTCTGGTGGTGTTCACGGGCGCACTCTATTTCGCCGACAACGGCATGAAGACGCATGACAAGGCGTTCAAGGGCTTCCCGGCCTGCTGGAACATGGTCGTCTTCGGACTGATGCTGTTGTCGCCGAGCCAGGGGTTCACCATTGCGGTGGTGCTGGCCTGCTGCGTCTTCACCTTCCTGCCGGTCCGCTTCGTGCATCCGGTGCGCGTCAAGCGCTGGCGGCCGCTGACGCTGGCCATGACCGTGGCCTGGCTCGTCTCTGCCGGCATCGGTCTGGTCAACGACATGACGCTGAGCGAACCGCTGACGGTGATTTTCGCCTTGTCCAGCCTGTATCTTCTGACAGTATCTGCCCTGCATCAGGCGCTGGAGCGCTATTTCTGA
- a CDS encoding TerC family protein, with protein sequence MLEWVADPQIWASLLTLTVMEVVLGIDNIVFISVLVARLPAEQARRARQIGLGLALLFRIALLSVLTLLVGLTAPLFALADHGFSWRDLILIAGGLFLLVKATHEIHRGIEPEDEPGKAPVAATFAAVVAQIIVIDMVFSVDSIITAIGMAQQVGVMIAAVVIAMAVMYAASGPIASFIERHPTTKMLALSFLLLIGVALIADGLGFHIPRGYIYFAMAFSAMVEIINVLARARRRKASLSHH encoded by the coding sequence ATGCTGGAATGGGTGGCGGATCCGCAGATCTGGGCCAGCCTCCTCACGTTGACCGTGATGGAAGTTGTTCTCGGCATCGACAACATCGTCTTCATCTCGGTGCTGGTCGCCCGGTTGCCGGCCGAGCAGGCGCGGCGTGCCCGCCAGATCGGCCTCGGGCTTGCCCTCCTGTTCCGCATCGCGCTCCTGTCGGTCCTGACGCTGCTCGTCGGCCTGACCGCGCCGCTCTTCGCGCTGGCCGATCACGGTTTTTCCTGGCGTGACCTGATCCTGATCGCCGGCGGCCTGTTCCTGCTGGTCAAGGCCACGCACGAGATCCACCGCGGCATCGAGCCGGAGGACGAACCCGGCAAGGCACCCGTCGCCGCCACCTTCGCCGCCGTCGTCGCCCAGATCATCGTGATCGACATGGTGTTCTCGGTCGATTCGATCATCACCGCGATCGGCATGGCCCAGCAGGTCGGTGTCATGATCGCGGCCGTGGTGATCGCCATGGCGGTGATGTACGCCGCCTCCGGTCCCATCGCCTCCTTCATCGAGCGCCATCCGACGACCAAGATGCTGGCCCTGTCCTTCCTGCTGCTGATCGGCGTGGCGCTGATTGCCGACGGACTGGGCTTCCACATCCCGCGCGGCTACATCTACTTCGCCATGGCGTTCTCCGCGATGGTGGAGATCATCAACGTGCTCGCGCGGGCACGCCGACGCAAGGCCAGCCTGTCGCATCACTGA